In Sphaeramia orbicularis chromosome 14, fSphaOr1.1, whole genome shotgun sequence, the following are encoded in one genomic region:
- the ripply1 gene encoding protein ripply1: protein MSSVCLVAKQPALAAAPWLRPVTVNRSPGTNSSQTSLWRPWLPSSTREGSGRCSRSKLSCPYSRPTVPGCFSSDGKPQAFQHPVRLFWPKSKSFDYLYSDGEALLRNFPIQATISFYEESDSEDDDDEDCDEGSDSEECLKQQSHFTPFN from the exons ATGAGCTCCGTGTGCCTGGTTGCTAAGCAGCCTGCCTTGGCCGCAGCTCCGTGGTTGCGGCCGGTCACAGTGAACCGCAGCCCCGGCACGAACAGCAG CCAGACCTCACTGTGGAGACCATGGTTACCCAGCAGTACCAGGGAGGGGTCAGGACGATGCTCCCGGAGCAAACTGTCCTGT CCTTATTCCAGACCCACAGTGCCTGGCTGCTTCTCATCAGATGGAAAACCACAGGCCTTTCAGCACCCTGTCAG ACTGTTCTGGCCTAAATCCAAGTCCTTCGACTATCTGTACAGCGATGGAGAGGCCCTGCTGAGGAACTTCCCCATCCAAGCGACCATCAGCTTCTACGAGGAGTCCGACAGCGAGGACGACGACGACGAGGACTGTGACGAGGGCAGCGATTCTGAGGAATGCCTCAAACAGCAGTCTCACTTCACACCCTTCAACTGA